The following proteins are encoded in a genomic region of candidate division WOR-3 bacterium:
- the hisC gene encoding histidinol-phosphate transaminase, translating into MINIKEAIITLPAYEVPQQARIKLNQNESPYDIPVEYKKEIFSRLQRIPWNRYPVENPEGLKRELSDYTNYPADGIVVGNGSNELILAIMLAICNKGDTITVIKPGFAIYSYLARVLQLKVDQVPLKSDFTFDVKAFCRSAYNSKLVIFASPNNPTGTAMDIDGIEEVVKMKKCIVAVDEAYYEFHRLTCQKLLDRYRNLIILRTFSKAFGIAGIRLGYLLCQSEVAKQLVKAKLPFSVGIFQQISAQYLLTKKRFFYATVQKIVAERENVFNKLKDISGIVPIPSRANFILFGIKNSSSVRLFEELYKRGILVRRFSDPALENMLRVTMGKPEENKEFIKVMKQLMKKIGG; encoded by the coding sequence ATGATAAATATTAAGGAAGCGATAATTACATTGCCTGCTTATGAAGTCCCCCAGCAGGCAAGGATAAAACTGAATCAGAATGAGTCTCCTTATGATATACCCGTTGAATATAAAAAAGAGATATTTAGCAGACTACAGAGGATACCCTGGAATCGCTATCCGGTTGAGAATCCCGAAGGATTAAAGAGAGAACTTTCTGATTATACTAATTACCCTGCGGATGGAATTGTTGTCGGGAATGGTTCCAATGAATTGATACTTGCGATTATGCTTGCTATTTGCAATAAAGGAGATACCATTACCGTTATAAAGCCGGGTTTTGCAATTTATTCATATCTTGCGCGGGTTCTACAATTGAAGGTTGACCAGGTACCATTGAAAAGTGATTTCACATTTGATGTAAAGGCATTCTGTCGTAGCGCATATAATTCAAAATTGGTAATCTTCGCATCACCAAATAATCCAACTGGTACTGCAATGGATATTGATGGGATAGAAGAGGTTGTGAAAATGAAGAAATGTATAGTAGCTGTGGATGAGGCGTATTATGAATTTCATAGATTGACCTGTCAGAAACTGCTTGACAGATACCGCAATCTTATAATTCTCAGAACTTTTTCTAAAGCATTTGGCATTGCTGGAATAAGGCTGGGCTATTTGCTCTGCCAGTCTGAAGTTGCAAAACAACTTGTCAAGGCAAAACTTCCATTTTCCGTTGGAATATTCCAGCAGATATCTGCGCAATATTTGCTTACAAAAAAACGATTTTTTTATGCGACGGTGCAGAAGATTGTTGCTGAGAGAGAAAATGTCTTCAATAAATTGAAGGATATTTCTGGTATAGTTCCAATTCCATCTCGAGCAAATTTTATTCTTTTTGGGATAAAAAATAGTTCATCAGTCCGACTTTTTGAAGAACTTTATAAAAGAGGAATTCTCGTTCGCAGATTTAGTGATCCTGCTTTAGAGAATATGTTGAGGGTAACCATGGGAAAACCAGAGGAGAATAAGGAATTTATAAAAGTAATGAAACAATTAATGAAAAAAATTGGGGGTTAA
- the hisB gene encoding imidazoleglycerol-phosphate dehydratase HisB: MRKSEIKRKTKETDITIKLKIEGTGKSTIDSPIGFFKHMLETLAKHSGFDIVARIKGDIEVDQHHIIEDTGICLGLALNKALGDKKSMNRVGFFIHPMDEALAMASLDISGRTFLKFSGNFKKQRVGDLQTDSIEDFFAGFTNGCPCTLHIKLFSGRSDHHKIEAIFKAFARALSQACLINKKIKDIPSTKGVL; the protein is encoded by the coding sequence ATGCGTAAATCTGAGATAAAACGCAAAACAAAAGAGACCGATATTACAATTAAATTAAAGATTGAAGGTACTGGAAAAAGCACTATTGATTCTCCTATAGGATTTTTTAAACATATGCTTGAGACATTAGCCAAACACAGCGGATTTGATATTGTAGCAAGAATAAAGGGAGATATTGAAGTTGACCAGCACCACATCATTGAAGATACGGGTATCTGTTTAGGTCTTGCATTAAACAAAGCGCTTGGTGATAAAAAAAGTATGAATCGCGTTGGGTTTTTTATCCATCCAATGGACGAGGCACTGGCAATGGCGTCGTTAGATATATCGGGGAGGACTTTCTTAAAATTCTCGGGGAATTTCAAAAAGCAAAGAGTCGGCGATTTACAGACAGATTCAATTGAAGATTTCTTTGCAGGATTTACAAATGGTTGTCCCTGTACATTACATATCAAATTGTTTTCAGGGAGGTCTGATCACCACAAGATTGAAGCGATATTCAAGGCATTTGCCAGGGCACTGAGCCAGGCATGTTTGATTAATAAAAAAATAAAAGACATTCCGAGCACAAAGGGTGTCTTATGA
- the hisF gene encoding imidazole glycerol phosphate synthase subunit HisF translates to MLTVRIIPCLDVDKGRVVKGIRFKNLKTAGDPVEFARYYNDQGADELVFLDITASFERRKTMVDIVNEVAKNVFIPFCVGGGIRNVDDMRNLLNAGADKIAICTAGIQNPALIREGAVLFGSQCIVVSIDAKRVKNGWHCYTHGGRFDSGIDVLKWAKECERLGAGEILLNSIDRDGTEKGYDIELTRAISSIVKIPVIASGGAGNLEQVYEVVKYGKADAVLFASILHFKKYTIKKIKNFLSKKGVNVRW, encoded by the coding sequence ATGTTGACCGTAAGAATTATCCCCTGTCTTGATGTGGATAAGGGACGGGTCGTGAAAGGAATAAGATTCAAAAATTTAAAGACGGCTGGAGACCCTGTAGAATTTGCCCGATACTACAATGACCAGGGTGCAGATGAACTTGTATTTCTTGATATCACCGCCTCTTTTGAGCGTAGAAAGACTATGGTAGATATTGTAAATGAAGTGGCAAAGAATGTCTTTATACCATTTTGTGTTGGTGGTGGTATTAGGAATGTAGATGATATGCGCAATCTGTTAAATGCTGGTGCGGACAAGATTGCAATCTGCACTGCAGGGATACAAAACCCGGCTTTGATAAGAGAAGGTGCGGTGCTATTCGGTTCCCAGTGTATAGTCGTTTCAATTGATGCAAAGAGGGTAAAGAATGGATGGCATTGTTATACACACGGTGGAAGGTTTGATTCGGGCATTGATGTTCTAAAATGGGCGAAAGAATGTGAGAGGCTTGGTGCCGGCGAGATTTTACTGAATTCCATTGACCGCGATGGGACAGAAAAGGGCTACGATATTGAATTGACAAGGGCAATAAGTTCCATTGTGAAAATTCCGGTTATTGCCTCGGGTGGTGCAGGGAATTTAGAACAGGTTTATGAGGTCGTAAAATATGGAAAGGCAGATGCAGTGCTTTTCGCATCAATCCTACATTTTAAAAAATATACGATCAAGAAAATAAAAAATTTTCTTTCAAAAAAAGGAGTTAATGTAAGATGGTAA
- the trpD gene encoding anthranilate phosphoribosyltransferase — translation MNYEHKKITETIKKLVDNQSLSEKESYDICTMIMDGKVSPAQIGSLLTALRIKGETVDEITGFCRAMREKMVSIKPSATTIIDTCGTGGDGMRTFNISTTSAFIAAGAGCFVAKHGNRSVSSLCGSADLISGLGIKIELEPELVKECIDNIGVGFLFAPLFHPAMKYAVVPRKDIGIRTIFNLLGPLCNPAGVKNQIIGVCRKEFMEKIAKALINLNIERALIVYGGDGLDEITTTTKTYVLEIKHGNMTDYEISPEEFGMKRCRMEDLVVNDNKENLEVFMSILEGKPGAKTDTAVLNAGAAIYIAGKAESIKDGIEIARQSILSGSALNKLKELRRFVNEHAKRDN, via the coding sequence ATGAACTACGAGCATAAGAAAATTACTGAGACAATAAAAAAATTGGTTGATAACCAATCCTTAAGTGAAAAAGAATCTTATGATATTTGTACAATGATAATGGATGGCAAAGTATCACCGGCACAGATTGGTTCCTTGCTCACTGCACTCAGGATCAAGGGCGAAACGGTTGATGAAATAACTGGATTTTGCAGGGCAATGCGTGAGAAGATGGTATCAATTAAACCTTCCGCAACTACAATAATTGATACTTGTGGTACCGGTGGCGATGGCATGCGCACCTTCAATATATCAACAACCTCGGCATTTATTGCCGCGGGGGCAGGTTGTTTTGTGGCAAAACACGGCAACCGGTCAGTTTCAAGTCTCTGTGGAAGTGCTGATTTAATATCAGGACTCGGAATCAAGATTGAACTTGAGCCAGAATTGGTAAAAGAGTGTATTGATAATATTGGTGTTGGGTTTCTCTTTGCTCCATTATTCCATCCTGCAATGAAATATGCAGTCGTGCCGCGGAAAGATATCGGTATCAGGACAATCTTCAACTTATTAGGTCCGTTATGTAACCCGGCAGGTGTAAAGAATCAGATTATTGGTGTGTGCAGGAAAGAATTTATGGAAAAAATCGCAAAGGCACTAATAAATCTAAATATCGAAAGGGCACTGATTGTATATGGTGGTGACGGGCTTGATGAGATAACGACCACCACCAAAACATATGTTTTGGAGATAAAACATGGCAATATGACAGATTACGAAATTTCACCTGAAGAATTTGGTATGAAAAGGTGCCGTATGGAGGATTTGGTAGTGAACGATAATAAAGAAAATCTTGAGGTATTTATGTCAATTTTAGAGGGCAAACCAGGTGCTAAAACCGATACCGCCGTATTAAATGCAGGTGCCGCAATATATATTGCGGGAAAGGCTGAGTCTATTAAAGATGGGATTGAAATTGCGCGGCAATCAATATTGTCGGGTTCGGCATTGAATAAACTAAAAGAATTAAGGAGGTTTGTAAATGAACATGCTAAGCGTGATAATTGA
- the hisI gene encoding phosphoribosyl-AMP cyclohydrolase — MVIGSIDLMDGKVVQLRQGREKILEFDDALNFAKEFNKYNEVAVIDLDAAMGSGDNLSTIKELLRVADCRVGGGIRTIEKAKELIDYGANKIIIGSKAFEEKKINHEFLSALKQKLGKDKIVIALDTYNSKVVVSGWRDYTGIDLFDVIKEFEPYTNEFLFTFIESEGMMQGIDIAKAKKIREKTDRKIVVAGGVSSVSEVKILAEMSIDVQLGMALYTKRISLADAFIESLNWKNELIPTIAQDISGAVLMLAYSNKESLRKIFETGNMWYFSRSRQELWFKGKTSGNIQNLIKLRVDCDRDAILAVVRQNGNACHNGNFSCFNIRRPE; from the coding sequence ATGGTAATAGGGTCTATAGATTTAATGGACGGAAAGGTCGTCCAATTAAGACAGGGTAGAGAGAAAATTCTTGAGTTTGATGATGCCCTAAATTTTGCAAAGGAATTCAATAAATACAATGAGGTTGCAGTGATTGACCTTGATGCCGCAATGGGCAGCGGTGATAACCTGAGTACCATTAAAGAATTATTAAGGGTGGCTGATTGTCGTGTTGGAGGTGGCATAAGAACAATTGAAAAGGCTAAAGAATTGATTGACTATGGTGCAAATAAAATAATTATTGGTTCAAAGGCATTTGAAGAGAAGAAGATTAATCACGAATTTCTTTCTGCCTTGAAACAAAAATTGGGAAAGGATAAAATTGTGATTGCACTTGATACATACAATAGTAAAGTGGTTGTGAGTGGCTGGAGAGATTACACCGGTATAGACCTTTTTGATGTAATAAAAGAATTTGAACCATATACAAACGAATTTCTCTTTACATTTATAGAAAGCGAAGGAATGATGCAGGGTATTGATATTGCGAAGGCAAAAAAAATTCGTGAGAAGACCGATAGAAAGATAGTGGTAGCGGGTGGGGTATCTTCAGTAAGTGAAGTAAAAATCCTTGCTGAAATGAGTATTGATGTTCAGTTGGGAATGGCATTGTATACAAAAAGAATTTCACTCGCTGATGCATTTATAGAATCATTGAATTGGAAAAACGAATTGATTCCAACTATAGCTCAGGACATATCGGGTGCTGTATTGATGCTTGCGTATTCAAATAAGGAATCATTGAGAAAGATATTTGAGACCGGTAATATGTGGTATTTTTCAAGAAGCAGACAGGAGTTATGGTTTAAAGGCAAGACATCAGGCAATATACAAAATTTAATTAAATTAAGAGTTGATTGCGACCGCGATGCGATCCTCGCGGTTGTAAGACAGAATGGCAATGCCTGCCATAACGGAAATTTTTCCTGTTTCAATATAAGGAGGCCAGAATGA
- the hisH gene encoding imidazole glycerol phosphate synthase subunit HisH, whose amino-acid sequence MIGIIDYGAGNIHSVKNALDFLKFKNCIIKEPEDMKIADRIILPGVGAFGFAVKKLKQTGLFEKIMEWLKRDRPFLGICLGLQLLFESSEESKKIRGFGIFKGCIKRFDENKVPQIGWNNVDILKKSRIFHFRKSQFFYFLHSYYVDTPEKELIVGITEYGIKYPSVINRDNIYGVQFHPEKSGRVGLALLKNWVERC is encoded by the coding sequence ATGATTGGCATAATAGATTATGGTGCAGGCAATATTCATTCGGTTAAGAATGCGCTTGATTTTCTTAAATTCAAAAATTGCATAATAAAAGAGCCTGAAGATATGAAAATTGCAGATAGGATTATCCTGCCCGGGGTCGGTGCCTTTGGTTTCGCTGTGAAAAAACTTAAGCAAACAGGACTATTTGAAAAAATCATGGAATGGCTTAAAAGAGACCGTCCCTTTCTGGGAATATGCCTTGGTCTTCAGTTATTATTTGAATCAAGCGAAGAGTCAAAAAAAATTAGAGGATTTGGCATATTTAAAGGCTGCATAAAAAGATTTGATGAAAATAAAGTTCCCCAGATCGGATGGAATAATGTTGATATTCTTAAAAAATCACGAATCTTTCATTTTAGAAAAAGTCAATTTTTTTACTTTCTCCATAGTTATTATGTAGATACACCAGAAAAGGAACTGATCGTTGGCATTACTGAATACGGCATAAAGTACCCATCAGTAATTAACCGAGATAATATCTATGGGGTTCAGTTCCATCCTGAAAAGAGTGGAAGGGTCGGTCTTGCATTATTAAAGAACTGGGTGGAAAGATGTTGA
- the trpC gene encoding indole-3-glycerol phosphate synthase TrpC gives MNMLSVIIEETKKDLYKKKSQHPMEHFLKATNKIKNDFKKIFKEKSLALIAEIKNASPSTGIIRDDLNPEKVARIYESAGVNAISVVTNEKFFKGKKEYIEIVKKSTTLPVLRKDFIIDEYQIYESYAVGADAILFISCILPPVKLKKFVKLAHKLSMATIVEIHTINDLKKALDTETEIIGINNRNLNNFSVDINNSLHLIQKVPEHYYTVSESGIKDQDDVQKLKNAGFDGLLVGTSILKADNMVAKIKELKWIN, from the coding sequence ATGAACATGCTAAGCGTGATAATTGAGGAAACAAAAAAAGATTTATACAAAAAAAAGAGTCAACATCCGATGGAACATTTTTTAAAAGCCACCAATAAGATCAAAAATGATTTTAAAAAGATTTTTAAAGAGAAATCACTGGCACTGATTGCTGAGATAAAAAATGCATCTCCATCAACCGGAATAATCAGGGATGATTTGAATCCGGAAAAAGTTGCCCGTATTTATGAATCAGCAGGTGTGAATGCTATATCGGTCGTAACTAACGAGAAGTTTTTTAAAGGGAAAAAAGAATATATTGAAATAGTAAAGAAATCAACAACCCTACCAGTTCTGAGAAAGGATTTTATCATTGATGAGTATCAGATTTACGAATCATACGCGGTAGGTGCTGATGCAATACTATTCATTAGTTGTATATTGCCACCTGTAAAGTTAAAAAAATTTGTAAAACTCGCTCACAAACTTAGTATGGCGACAATTGTAGAGATTCATACAATTAATGATTTAAAAAAGGCATTAGATACAGAAACCGAGATAATCGGTATTAACAATCGGAATCTGAATAATTTTTCAGTTGATATCAATAACTCTCTGCACCTGATACAGAAAGTGCCAGAACATTATTACACGGTTAGTGAAAGTGGAATAAAAGATCAGGATGATGTGCAAAAGTTGAAAAACGCTGGTTTTGATGGTTTGCTTGTGGGAACTTCTATCTTAAAGGCAGATAATATGGTAGCAAAAATAAAGGAACTAAAATGGATAAATTAA
- a CDS encoding prephenate dehydrogenase/arogenate dehydrogenase family protein has product MDKLSSLRKEIKKLDRKILKLIQNRMILSEKIGKIKKKNDIPLLDWSVEKEVINNAIQYAEEHNLNKNFARAIITKIIEYSRIGQERLHFSAYSGKREDILIVGGLGGMGRWFAYFFQNQGHRVSINDLKSSGLPNFKYYRNLEQALKEKSIVIIATPLSTVPAIIEKIAKLKCDSVVCDIASVKSHIIPAIKKAMQKDIKITSIHPMFGPACHTLSDKIICLCDCGSPEANNKILGLFKDTAARLIKLPFDEHDKRIAYVLGLSHFLNILFAKCLINSGYTIKDLENIASTTFNAQLETTKSVIKENPELYYEIQALNPYNDDLFSNLKVCVDSLVETIKAGKKYAFIDIFKEGSRWLGQY; this is encoded by the coding sequence ATGGATAAATTAAGCTCTTTAAGGAAAGAAATAAAAAAATTGGATCGTAAAATATTAAAATTAATCCAAAATCGAATGATATTAAGTGAAAAGATTGGCAAAATAAAGAAAAAGAATGATATCCCACTTTTGGATTGGAGTGTGGAAAAAGAGGTGATTAACAATGCAATTCAATATGCTGAAGAACATAATCTTAATAAAAACTTTGCCCGAGCAATCATCACTAAAATAATTGAATACTCCAGAATCGGGCAGGAAAGACTGCATTTTTCAGCATATTCAGGAAAAAGAGAAGATATACTCATCGTAGGGGGACTGGGTGGAATGGGACGCTGGTTTGCTTATTTCTTTCAGAATCAGGGGCACAGGGTGTCGATCAATGACTTAAAAAGTTCTGGTCTCCCTAATTTTAAATATTATCGTAATCTTGAACAGGCATTAAAGGAAAAATCAATTGTTATTATTGCTACACCTCTATCAACCGTGCCCGCTATTATTGAAAAAATTGCTAAATTAAAATGCGATTCGGTGGTTTGTGATATTGCGAGTGTTAAGAGTCATATAATCCCCGCGATAAAGAAGGCAATGCAGAAAGATATTAAAATTACAAGTATTCATCCAATGTTTGGCCCTGCCTGTCATACCTTGAGTGATAAGATTATCTGTCTATGCGATTGCGGTTCTCCAGAGGCGAATAATAAAATTTTGGGTCTTTTTAAAGATACCGCAGCAAGACTTATTAAACTTCCATTTGATGAACATGATAAGCGCATTGCTTATGTCCTCGGACTCTCCCATTTCTTGAATATTCTTTTTGCTAAGTGTCTTATAAATAGTGGTTATACAATAAAAGATTTAGAAAATATTGCCAGCACTACATTTAATGCCCAGTTAGAGACAACGAAGAGCGTGATCAAAGAAAATCCAGAACTTTATTATGAAATCCAGGCGCTAAACCCCTATAATGATGATTTATTTAGCAATTTAAAAGTCTGTGTTGACTCATTGGTGGAGACGATTAAAGCCGGTAAAAAGTATGCATTTATAGATATTTTTAAAGAAGGGAGCAGGTGGCTTGGTCAGTATTAA